Below is a genomic region from Papio anubis isolate 15944 chromosome 14, Panubis1.0, whole genome shotgun sequence.
AACCTTTTTGCTTTCACCTGGACTGACCCTGAGACCCTTCAATCACAACAACTCACATGGACTGTCCTTTCCCAAGGCTTCAGAGATAGTCCTCATTTCTTTGAACAAGCCCTAGCCTGAGACCTCACCTCCTTAGACCTTTACCCCAACCGTCTTCTTCAATATGTGGATGACCTCCTTCTCTGTAGCCCCTCCCTAGAAGACTCTCAAACTCACACTATTACCCTTCTAAACTCTCTTGCTAACAAAGGATATAAGTTCTCCCCTTCCAAAGCACAACTCTCCACCCCAACAGTGACATACTTAAGAGTCCAACTCTCTCCCAGGGACTTGGACTTGACCCAGGCATGGGCAGCCTTAATAGACAGCCTACCTCCACCTTCCTCTAAGagtaaaattctctctctcttagGACTGACAGGCTTCTTTAGGATATAGATTCCCAACGTTGCCCTCCTAGCTTGCCCCCTCTATAAAGCAGCCAAAGCCACCCTCAATGAACGCCTGAGCCCCTCACATAACATACTCCTCAGTTTCCACAAGCTCCAAACTGCTCTTATGACTGCACCAGCCCTGTCCTTACCTGATATCTCCCAACCTTTCACTCTCTATACTGCTGAAAGCCAAGGGATATCCCTCGGTGTCTTAgggcaacagaaaagaaatcctCCTTCCTTTGCCCCTGTAGCTTACCTCTCTGAACAACTAGACAACACAGTCAAAGGGTGGCCAACCTGTCTTAGAGCACTAGCAGCAGCGGCCATTTTAGCTCTGGAAAGCAAGAAACTTACATTCGGCCAAAACACCACTGTCCACAGTCATCACAATTAACGAGATCTCCTCTCCTCTGGAGGATTAagctccctttctccttcccggATCCAATCACTCCATGCCCTCTTTATCGAAAATCCCGAATTCCGTCTTGCCAAAAGTGCTCCCCTCAACCCGGTGCCCTTACTCCCCATGTCCTCTTCCTCTCCTACTCATTCTTGCACTGACATCCTAGACCACCTACAGCCACATTTTTGAaacatctctgagcctctcaCCAACCCCAATGACCAGCTATTCATAGATGGCTCTTCCTGCGGGCCCACTGACTCCCCCAAAGTGGCTAGATGTATGGTCGTTTCTCTTAACTGAGTAATTAAAGCCAAGCCCCTATGCCCAAAACCTCCTCCCAAAAGGCAGTACTCATAGCCCTCACTAGGGCGCTAACTCTTTCCAAATGCAAATGAGCCAACATTTACACAGACTCCAAATacacctcacattctgtattccCATGCCACCATCTGGCAGGAGAGAGGATTCCTTACTGCCAAAGGCACCCCCATCACTAACGGATCCCTCATTTACCAACTCCTTCAGGCTGCGAACCTCCCCACTAAAGTAGGAGTTATACACTGTCAGGGACATCAAATAGGATCAGATGAGATCTCAAGAGGGAACAGAAAGGCCAATAAGATAGCAAAGGAAGTCTCCCTTTCTTCTGCGCCTGCCTCCCTCCTCATTACTCCCACAATCCAACCCCAATATTCTCCCACCAAAAAAGCTTCGCTACCACAACAAGGAGCTTCCTTCCAAGGAAACTGGCTAGTGAAAAATCAAAAACTCATCCTCCCCCAAGAACAAACCAAAGAAATTCTAACATCCCTTCACTAATCTTTCCATATTAGTACCTACCCCCTGTATCTTCTCCTTTGCCCATATTTCTCTTCCCTGCACCTATTTGCCTTACTAAAAGACATAGCCAGTTCTGTCTGCCTAGCCAAAGTATATTTTTCTTGTGCAGAACTTCAATCTATGTGTGCCTCCCTATGAATTAGACTGGTACTTGCACCCTAGTCTTCTTAAGCCCCAAAACTGACATTGCCCCTGGAAATCAGAGTTTACCAGTCCTTATTAAAGCTCAAGTCCGTCAACATAGAGCCGTACAGCTAACACCCCTGCTTATAGGACTAAGAATTGCCACTGCAACAGGAACAAAGATAGCAGGCTTGTCCACCTTCCTGTCCTACTATCACTCCTTTCAAAAGATCTCTCGGACAGCCTACAAGACGTAGCCAAATCCATCCTTACTCTCCAATCccaaatagactttttttttttttttttttttttagaacaactcagcaaaataaaattccTGTTTATTGTTGGACAACATTGTTTCACACATACAACAAACAggccaaaaaaaataaacagcaacttcatagacaaaaaagggaaaaaaagaaaccttttatcTTTGGCCTTTTTAACCATCTCATACAAACCAACTACTTATAGTACAGCTAAGTACATACACAAAAAAGTTACTGGAATGCTCGGAATAAGATTGTTTTTCTattgtcatttttgctttttttacaagggttttttttctcctttgagattATAATGAACATGGTCACACCACAAGTAAAGTCAGAAGTAGGACAGAGAATGCTCCGAAGGCTGGTTTGGTCATCCGAGATCATTAAAAATGGCTGACCCTAacaatatgtacaaaaatataaaatgtaagtaaaaaatacaaacaaatttcctttttaaagtacttttaagaaaaaaagcagggccTTGGAagttttggttcttttttcctcccctgtTGCAAATTCTCATGGTTTGGGTTGGGTGGTGGAGAGCGCGTGTCATCTGCGGGTGGCACTGCCCACGGTGGGCGAGCGGGCGGGCCTCTCTACTAGAAGGTGACCACGTTTAGATTCTGAGACGGGAAGTGGAGGGTGAATAGGTCACGGCggcctttttattttagtttaacttttccttttttgctgtcTAGTCATCCTCGTTGGTCTTCTGCTTCTTGGTATCAACATcgtcatcctcatcatcttcagcTGCCCGCTTGCCCGTAGCtgactcagcttcctcatcttcatctccatcctcttcctcaccatcaccttcttcttcctcctcctcttcctccccaccttcttcctcttcttcgtTTACCTCATTGTCAGCCTCTTGCTCCCCATTTCCCTCATTCTCAGCATTCCCGTTAGCAGGGGCGTCTCTTCCATTTTCTGCCTCTTCCACaacttccttcttctcctttaaGTCCTTGGTGGTGATTTCGGAGCTGGTGTCTATGGCTGCGTCTGACATGGTGGGGCACGCCGGTGATCCCATGCAggggatttaaaaagaaagcgAGAGTTCAGGGACTCTGGCGATAAAGCTGCCGGAGTCCGCGGCGGCGGAGGAGGCGCGCGGCGGAGGCGACGAGGAACAATGCAAAGATGGCTTTTCAGAGCAGCCAGTGGGGGCCCAAATAGACTCTTGAGCAGCAGTAACTCTTCAAAACCGTCAAAGTTTAGATCTCCTCGCTGCCGAAAAAGGTGGACTGTGCATCTCTTTAAGAATGCTGTTTCTATACTAACCAGTCAGGAATTGTACGAGATGCTGCCTGACAGTTAAATAAAAAAGCTTCTAAAATGAGTCAATGCCTTTCAGAGTCCTGGTCCCAGTAGTTTTGTAATTCCTAGGCACCCTGGCTACTGCCCCTCCTAGGCCCTGCCAtaactgtttttctccttttagcATTTGGGCCCTGCCTCTTACGTCTCCTTACCCAGGTTTTATGAGATGGTATTAGAGCCTTCACCCATGGAACAGTACAAGGTATGATGCTACTCCAAGGATACCGGCGGCTCCAGGAATGGTAGTCCCTACCATCCAGCCTCTCCCACTAACTGTCGCCCCTACCCAGCAGGAAGCAGCCGGATGACAACGGTGCCCCTCTTCTGTTACCTACTAAAAGGCTGGAATGTTAAGGACCCCAAAAGAATGCAACAAGCCTCCTCCCCTAAATGCCCTGCAGTTTATATTTCTTCCAAAAAGTTGCCCCTGCCTCAAGTTCCCAGAATGACAGGTACAGCTATAACCACTCCCAGGCTAAACCATATCCTGATACCTTGAGCCAAGTAAGGCAAGAACTGACAATTGCAGATGTAGACACACCCCAAAAGCCCCTAAACACCCCCACACCCTCTCCGGAAAATACTTACACCCCCTAGCCTGTAAGCTCAGGTGCTGCCTCCTCTGACTGTTAAGGAGCAGCCCGGCAGGTTAATAAATTTGCTTGCCTGACTTTAGGTCTTCTCATCCTTTCTCTAGGCTAACCTTACACTTTCTACTTACCTCGGCTTTGCTTCTACATTTcccatctttttaaataatttcctgcTATCCCTCTGTCTGCAAGAATTCCTCCGTCTGATCTTTCCTTCATTAATAACTTGTTTTTAAGATGTAGCTATTCTACTATGTATTCGATCTGTTGTGTACTTCTACTATTCTATCTTTCATACTTCATTTGGGTGGCAtgtgatttcttattttgttcCCATACTTTGGCAAGTGCTCTCTGGTTGTCTTTCTTTTGAGGTGGCTGTGTTCCCCAAGGGTCCAGTTATTCTGCCCtgtgaactttgggaggctgaggtggatggatcacaaggtcaggagtttgagaccagcctggccaacatggtgaaaccctgtttctactaaaaatacaaaaattagccagctgtggtggcaggcacctgtaatcccagctactcgggaagctgaggcaggagaatcacttgaacccaggaggtggaggttgcagtgagccgagatcacgtgattgcactccagcctggcgacagagactctatctcaaaacaaaaacaaacaaacaaacaaatatatatatataaaacattgtaagccttagttttcttacctgtaaaatggaagtaatattaCTTTCCTGATGTATTGCTGAACATTCGAATGTGTTTGAACTGTCAGACATataaatgcttagcacagtgtctggtgcAAAGACTCCTTACACTCTAAGTCCTTTCGTACTTGGCGTGGGGCACTCCATCTTCCCCTTTAGCAAGGGGCACCCATTCTCATTGCTGCCTTCTGCAGATGCCCTGATTCACGGAGTTGGTTTGGATACCCTGAGCTTACTGGGATATTTAGCATCCACAAGACAACATCAGTTTTTCAAATATATCCCCAGGACTTTCAAACACGATTATGAGATAAGTTCTTCCTTTGGCAAATGGTATATTGTTAAGCTCATCCTCAGGTTGAAGTGAAAGTTCAGTTGTTATTCACTATGTCATCCAGCCTGGCTTACGTCTCAAGCTAGAAAAAAACGTGCGTCTAACTTAGCAGAGACAAAGTCTCTGGGCAGATTTTCTCTCCGCAAAGTGTTTGCTGTTGTCCCATCTCTATTCCTGGGGAAGAAACTAGATAAAGTGGGAGGCCAGGTCCTACCATGTGAGCCAAAAAATGGGGGGAGCTGGGGTACAGAGGTCAGGGGGCACAATGGAAAAGAATGCCTTAAAGCAGTGCTAGAGCACatgctggggctggggtggggagctacgtgcctgtgtgtgcacacgcatgcGCCCAGAGGGATTGGAGAGCCAGCAAAGAAGGGCAAAGGGCCATGATTGGAACAAGAAGAAAGGGAGATTGCCTGGTTAAATACCACAGGTAGTGCCTCTAGCTGAGTTTGTGCCTGCTCCTAGCTACAAGTACAAAATCAATATTCTGGAGCAAATAAACACCTGTGAGAAGGTTCTGACTGTTCTCTTTCATTTCAAGAACATTCAGGGCTTCCTATTTTTGGAAGCTGTTGTCTTTCACTTTCAAAGTGTGTCTCTCTTCTCCCCCTCTCTGTTATTTCCCTCCTCCAGGGCTAGGAAAGGACCTGCTTGCCCCTGGTTCCTTGGAGCTCAGACCCATTTTCGATTCTCATCTTACTCTCGGGCTGACCTGTTAGCTATTGGTATCTATCGTGCAAACAGGCTTTTCAAACCCTCATGGGGGTGGGGGGACCACTCTGCAAACTCAACCCCTTTTGATCCAGTTGTTTAGCTTCCCCTGTGTGTTCATCACACAGTCAGAGATAAACTCTCAGAGAATAAAGCATGTCCTTTTTGACACTTGATGGCATGAGCTGGGCCCCTGGCATAGTCTGCTATGGCCCATTTGTGGAAGCCTGCATGTGTAACCCAACCAGAGAGGGGATGAACAATCTGCAGCATCAGGAATTCTGCTCTGAACAGACTCTAATTCTAAGACTATTTATTTAGCGAAGTAGTAATTTTTTGCTTTCATTACTGGATTAGCAAGTTGgtgtgttttgcatttttaccAATATCCTTGAGGGATGTCTTAGGAAATATTAAATACTTGGCCAAGATtgcagtattatttattattcattaggAACTAAAGAGATTATTAAAGGTCTTGTACATGCCTCATGGGAGACAGCAGTACTCCACCTgctttaaacatttaatatatgctaaaatgtacttttttggTCTACTGGTCTGTGAGTTTTAGCAGATGTATAGGTTAGTGTAACCACCACCAGTCAGGAAACTGGTCCTACCATCCCACAAAACTCCATCGTAATTGCCTTCGTAGTCGCATTTCCCCCTGACCTGTAGCCTCTGGACACCACTGATCTGTTCTCTATCATTATAGTTTTATCTTCACAAAAgtattataaatggaatcacacagcatGTGACCTTTTGAAACAGACTCCTGTCACTCACCGaaatgtttctgagattcatccaagttgttgcctGTGTTAATAGTTGGTGCATTTTTGTTGCTATAATATCCATTTTATGGATGGACTACAGTTTGTAAATCCATTCACTAGTTGAATGATGTTTgggctgttttcagtttttaacgATCATGAACAGAtgtgctataaacatccatgtacatattttttttgtaaatatgaattttcatttctttagggaagaggttggcaaactttatctataaagggccagatggtaatttttctgtcttgtaaagtcacggaatctcactgtgttatctgggctgaagtgcagtagctgTCATACGTGTGATCATAGTGCATTGCAGCCCCAAACtcatgtgatcttcctgcctcagcctccagagtagctggggctataggtgcatgccaccacgcctggctctcaGATGGTAAATATATGAAGATTTGTGGACTTTGTGGTCTCTGTTGcaattactcaactctgctgttatagtataaaaacaggcagagaTAATATGTAAATGGATGAATGTGGATGTGTACcacacgctttttttttttttttttctgagagggtgcctggctctgtcgtccaggctggagtgcagtggcgtgatcttggctcactgcaagctccaccacccgggttcatgccattctcctgcctcagcctcctgagtagctgggactacaggcgcccaccaccatgcctggctaatttttttttttgtatttttagtagagacagggtttcaccgtgttagccaggatggtcttgatctcctgacctcgtgatctgcctgccttggcctcacaaagtgctggaattacaggcgtgagccaccatgcccgggcgtACCGCACtcttaaaataaaagatggatTTGACCGATGGAAGTAGTTTGCCAACCACTATTCaaggtaaatatctaggagtgtgATTTCTGGGCCACGTAGTAAGTGTGTGTGTAATGTTATCAGTGCACGGCCAAATTACTTTCCAGAGTGGATGtatcattttgtattcccactaTTAATATATTAGAGATCtagttaaattgtatttttgtattcaggtattgtctgtattttttttagtcaTTCTGATAAGTATTCTATGGTATCTCATtgatctcactgtggttttgcttCGTATTTCTCTAATGGGTAATgagattgaacatcttttcatgtgcatatttGCCATTCacatgtcttctttggtgaagcatatgttcaaatcttttgcttctCTTTAAATTGTAAGGGAATTTATATCCTCAAATCTTTTATTCTGTTGAAAAGCAATTCTACCCTTCAGTATTGGTAACAAACAGTCTTGATGTTTCAGTGGCTACTAGCATAAGTCTTTTTCTGTCTCATGCTGCCTGTCTGTTGTGGGTCACCTGAGATCTGTTCATGATGCCTTAGTCCAGGCTTCTCACTGTGAAACCCAGCCTGGCACCCTGCCCCATCTGGAGTCTTGTTGATTGGCATGGTAAAGGTAAGCCATGCTCTAACTCTTCACATTTCTACCCATGAGAAATACATGTAACTTCATCTTATATTTAATTAGCCAAGCAGGCCATCTGGCATATCTTAACTTCAGAGGTGGGGACGTCCAATCTTTCCATGTCCCTAGGAGAAGAATGTAGCCATAGTGACAACAGCAACATTGTTACTAACAATAAGGTATCTAGGCAGTTCTCATGTATGTCATATTCTCTTACCATTTCTTTtcaattaaatttctaaaatatacctgtaatctcagcactttgggaggctgaggtgggcagatcacttgaggccaggcgtttgggaccagcctggccaacatggcaaaaccccatctctgctagaacacaaaaattagctgggcttggtggcacacacctgtaatcccagctactcaggaggctgaggcaagagaatcgcttgaacctgggaggcagaggttgcagtgaaccaagatcatcccactgcactccaggctgggtgagagagaaacactgtctcaaaaaaatttttttttctaaaatgtaaaagcaCTACTAACAGAAGCTATCTTTTAAGGGGAGGCTCACTGACTTATGTATTTcataaatcaatgtaaaaaatgtAGGGCCTgatgtttatttttccaagtaAGAATATTTCCAAAAAAAGTTACAATCACACTTCCGTTTCATTAAGAAGGATATTTTAACATCAAGTGTGAGAGCATAATCtcagagtaaaaagaaaattgaatgtaCCTAGCTGTATGAAAAACTTGTATTATCCTTAACTTTTACATCTCATTAGTAACTCATACCATTGTAAGGATGACATTTGAGATTTCTTAGTAGTGGATTTTGGATTAGGAATTACAGGGAAATGGTCCTGGGTATGTATCCAGGATTAGGAATGACTGTGCCATGATCAAATTAGGGCCTCACAGAGGTTTAGAAAGGCCATTAGAGAGAAAACTAATGcatatttcttttactttaggttattatttattttaaaaagtgttacaaGGAACCACATGGGTTATTAATTgcattgaaaacaaaatgttctttGGCTGCATTGTAACTGGTCGGTGTGAGTGATGAGGTAGTCTCTATCACTTGTCTTGACTTTTATCTAGCTTTACTTTTCAGAGCCCTGCAGAAAGTACAAGAGCAGTCAAACCTTTTCATAGTCATTTAATTGCTCATTCTGAACCACTATGAAGTGACTTTTTCCGGCCTCCAACAGTACTTAAAATGTAGCAACAAAAAATACTTTaccataaaaatacatgtatagtggctgggcgcggtggctcacgcctgtaatcccagtactttgggaggccgaggtgggcggatcacaaggtcaggagatcaagactatcctggctaacacggtgaaaccctgtctctactaaaaatataaaaagaaattagccgggcgtggtggtgggcgcctgtagttccagctacttgggaggctgaggcaggagaatggcatgaactcaggaagtgaagcttgtagtgagccgagatcacaccactgcactctagcctgggcaacagagtgagactctgtctcaaaaacaaacaaacagaaaagcaaacaaacaaaaaaatcaaaaaacatgcGTAGAAAAACTTAATGAATGTATGCTAAAACGTTAAAGCTATCTCTAGAAGATGGGATGACATTTAACTTAATATCTGGAATGTtcaataagtatatattattttataatatgaaagttatttaaaaattagaacagtttataatttaaatatcatGGGAAACTTTTTTGGAGATTCAAAGTGTCTCAAAGTTGGTTTTCTTCTAACATCTTAGTgagaaatgaattattattaGGTTCCTATAATATATCAGGAAACATGGGCTAGGAAAATTCTGTAATTTTGGTCTGGACAAATGAATGAGAGATCAGAAGAGTCTGGTGTTCGGATTCCTACCTCTGTGT
It encodes:
- the LOC101025557 gene encoding prothymosin alpha-like, which encodes MGSPACPTMSDAAIDTSSEITTKDLKEKKEVVEEAENGRDAPANGNAENEGNGEQEADNEVNEEEEEGGEEEEEEEEGDGEEEDGDEDEEAESATGKRAAEDDEDDDVDTKKQKTNEDD